One genomic window of Bos taurus isolate L1 Dominette 01449 registration number 42190680 breed Hereford chromosome Y, ARS-UCD2.0, whole genome shotgun sequence includes the following:
- the LOC132344522 gene encoding melanoma antigen preferentially expressed in tumors-like isoform X1 translates to MMCKRRCDTRESYSVSFSSGATPPSAQSCLNVNIWVILMWPKLPQRTYLQDWFRSRCFRMGVWAPPRRLLELAGQSLLQNEALAVAALEELPVELFPPLFTAAFAGRHTHAVKAMVQAWPFACLPLGALMKDHEPHLETFQAALDGLDLLLAEEVRPRRWKLQVLDLRRNAHQDFWTLWCGIKASVCSLLEPEPAQPMQKARRVEAQAGLKPARAPVEVLVDLCLKEDTLDETLSYLLKKAKQRRSLLHLRCQKLRIFTVPVQSIRRILKLVQLDSIQDLEVNCTWKLATLGRFLPHLGRMGNLRRLLLSRVRLLPHTAPAREAHCVRQLTAQFLNLPHLQELSLDSISFLEGRLHQVLRCLKTPLETLCISNCLISESDLTYLSQCPSVSLLKDLGLSGVNLTSLSLEPLQVLIERTSATLQDLDLDECGIVDSQFSALLPSLSRCSQLTTFRFCGNPISMSVLESLLQHTVGLSKLSLVLYPAPLESYEDVRGTLHPGLLAQLHARLRQLVRTSGRASTVWFSSNTCPHCGDEIFYGIWPILCPCYMPA, encoded by the exons ATGATGTGTAAGCGACGGTGTGACACTCGGGAGTCttactctgtctctttttcttctggggcGACACCACCGTCCGCACAAAGCTGTCTGAACGTGAACATTTGGGTGATTTTGATGTGGCCCAAACTCCCCCAACGAACGTACCTTCAG GACTGGTTCCGGAGTAGGTGCTTCAGGATGGGCGTCTGGGCGCCCCCCCGCCGACTCCTGGAGCTGGCCGGCCAGAGCCTGCTGCAGAACGAGGCCTTGGCCGTCGCGGCCCTGGAGGAGCTGCCCGTGGAGCTCTTCCCTCCGCTGTTTACGGCGGCCTTTGCCGGGAGGCACACCCATGCCGTGAAGGCGATGGTGCAGGCCTGGCCCTTTGCCTGCCTCCCTCTGGGCGCCCTGATGAAGGACCACGAGCCTCATCTGGAGACCTTCCAGGCTGCACTCGACGGCCTGGACCTCCTGCTTGCTGAGGAGGTCCGCCCCAG GCGGTGGAAGCTGCAGGTGCTGGACTTGCGCCGCAACGCCCACCAGGACTTCTGGACCCTGTGGTGTGGCATCAAGGCCAGCGTGTGCTCGCTGCTGGAGCCCGAGCCGGCCCAGCCCATGCAGAAGGCGCGCAGGGTGGAGGCGCAGGCGGGGCTGAAGCCGGCGCGGGCCCCTGTGGAGGTGCTGGTCGACCTGTGCCTCAAGGAGGACACGCTGGACGAGACCCTCAGCTACCTGTTGAAGAAGGCCAAGCAGAGGAGGAGCCTGCTGCACCTGCGCTGCCAGAAGCTGAGAATCTTCACCGTCCCCGTGCAGAGCATCAGGAGGATCCTGAAGCTGGTGCAGCTGGACTCCATCCAGGACCTGGAGGTGAACTGCACCTGGAAGCTGGCCACGCTGGGCAGGTTCCTGCCGCACCTGGGCCGGATGGGCAACCTGCGCCGGCTGCTGCTGTCGCGCGTGCGCCTGTTGCCGCACACCGCCCCCGCCCGGGAGGCGCACTGCGTCCGCCAGCTCACCGCCCAGTTCCTGAACCTGCCCCACCTGCAGGAGCTCTCCCTGGACTCCATCTCCTTCCTCGAGGGCCGCCTGCACCAGGTGCTCAG GTGCCTGAAGACCCCTCTGGAGACCCTGTGCATCAGCAACTGCCTGATTTCGGAGTCAGACCTGACGTACCTGTCGCAGTGCCCAAGCGTCAGCCTCCTGAAGGACCTGGGGCTCAGCGGGGTCAACCTGACCAGCCTCAGCCTGGAGCCCCTGCAGGTCCTGATCGAGAGGACCTCGGCCACCCTGCAGGACCTGGACCTGGACGAGTGCGGCATCGTGGACTCCCAGTTCAgcgccctcctgccctccctgagcCGCTGCTCCCAGCTCACCACCTTCCGCTTCTGCGGCAACCCCATCTCCATGTCCGTGCTGGAGAGCCTGCTGCAGCACACCGTGGGGCTGAGCAAGCTGAGTCTGGTGCTGTACCCCGCACCCCTGGAGAGCTATGAGGATGTGCGCGGCACCCTGCACCCGGGCCTCCTGGCTCAGCTGCACGCCCGGCTCAGGCAGCTGGTGCGCACGTCTGGGCGGGCCAGCACGGTCTGGTTCAGCTCCAACACCTGTCCCCACTGCGGTGACGAGATCTTCTACGGCATCTGGCCCATCCTGTGCCCCTGCTACATGCCCGCCTAG
- the LOC132344522 gene encoding melanoma antigen preferentially expressed in tumors-like isoform X2, producing MWPKLPQRTYLQDWFRSRCFRMGVWAPPRRLLELAGQSLLQNEALAVAALEELPVELFPPLFTAAFAGRHTHAVKAMVQAWPFACLPLGALMKDHEPHLETFQAALDGLDLLLAEEVRPRRWKLQVLDLRRNAHQDFWTLWCGIKASVCSLLEPEPAQPMQKARRVEAQAGLKPARAPVEVLVDLCLKEDTLDETLSYLLKKAKQRRSLLHLRCQKLRIFTVPVQSIRRILKLVQLDSIQDLEVNCTWKLATLGRFLPHLGRMGNLRRLLLSRVRLLPHTAPAREAHCVRQLTAQFLNLPHLQELSLDSISFLEGRLHQVLRCLKTPLETLCISNCLISESDLTYLSQCPSVSLLKDLGLSGVNLTSLSLEPLQVLIERTSATLQDLDLDECGIVDSQFSALLPSLSRCSQLTTFRFCGNPISMSVLESLLQHTVGLSKLSLVLYPAPLESYEDVRGTLHPGLLAQLHARLRQLVRTSGRASTVWFSSNTCPHCGDEIFYGIWPILCPCYMPA from the exons ATGTGGCCCAAACTCCCCCAACGAACGTACCTTCAG GACTGGTTCCGGAGTAGGTGCTTCAGGATGGGCGTCTGGGCGCCCCCCCGCCGACTCCTGGAGCTGGCCGGCCAGAGCCTGCTGCAGAACGAGGCCTTGGCCGTCGCGGCCCTGGAGGAGCTGCCCGTGGAGCTCTTCCCTCCGCTGTTTACGGCGGCCTTTGCCGGGAGGCACACCCATGCCGTGAAGGCGATGGTGCAGGCCTGGCCCTTTGCCTGCCTCCCTCTGGGCGCCCTGATGAAGGACCACGAGCCTCATCTGGAGACCTTCCAGGCTGCACTCGACGGCCTGGACCTCCTGCTTGCTGAGGAGGTCCGCCCCAG GCGGTGGAAGCTGCAGGTGCTGGACTTGCGCCGCAACGCCCACCAGGACTTCTGGACCCTGTGGTGTGGCATCAAGGCCAGCGTGTGCTCGCTGCTGGAGCCCGAGCCGGCCCAGCCCATGCAGAAGGCGCGCAGGGTGGAGGCGCAGGCGGGGCTGAAGCCGGCGCGGGCCCCTGTGGAGGTGCTGGTCGACCTGTGCCTCAAGGAGGACACGCTGGACGAGACCCTCAGCTACCTGTTGAAGAAGGCCAAGCAGAGGAGGAGCCTGCTGCACCTGCGCTGCCAGAAGCTGAGAATCTTCACCGTCCCCGTGCAGAGCATCAGGAGGATCCTGAAGCTGGTGCAGCTGGACTCCATCCAGGACCTGGAGGTGAACTGCACCTGGAAGCTGGCCACGCTGGGCAGGTTCCTGCCGCACCTGGGCCGGATGGGCAACCTGCGCCGGCTGCTGCTGTCGCGCGTGCGCCTGTTGCCGCACACCGCCCCCGCCCGGGAGGCGCACTGCGTCCGCCAGCTCACCGCCCAGTTCCTGAACCTGCCCCACCTGCAGGAGCTCTCCCTGGACTCCATCTCCTTCCTCGAGGGCCGCCTGCACCAGGTGCTCAG GTGCCTGAAGACCCCTCTGGAGACCCTGTGCATCAGCAACTGCCTGATTTCGGAGTCAGACCTGACGTACCTGTCGCAGTGCCCAAGCGTCAGCCTCCTGAAGGACCTGGGGCTCAGCGGGGTCAACCTGACCAGCCTCAGCCTGGAGCCCCTGCAGGTCCTGATCGAGAGGACCTCGGCCACCCTGCAGGACCTGGACCTGGACGAGTGCGGCATCGTGGACTCCCAGTTCAgcgccctcctgccctccctgagcCGCTGCTCCCAGCTCACCACCTTCCGCTTCTGCGGCAACCCCATCTCCATGTCCGTGCTGGAGAGCCTGCTGCAGCACACCGTGGGGCTGAGCAAGCTGAGTCTGGTGCTGTACCCCGCACCCCTGGAGAGCTATGAGGATGTGCGCGGCACCCTGCACCCGGGCCTCCTGGCTCAGCTGCACGCCCGGCTCAGGCAGCTGGTGCGCACGTCTGGGCGGGCCAGCACGGTCTGGTTCAGCTCCAACACCTGTCCCCACTGCGGTGACGAGATCTTCTACGGCATCTGGCCCATCCTGTGCCCCTGCTACATGCCCGCCTAG